The genomic region GCCAGCTCCCGGTGGTGCAGAAACTGGGTAACAGCCTGAATGAGAGGGGGTTCCGCGTGCATGTCCAGGGGCCGTTCTACGACCTCGCCCCAGGCAGCCTCGACCCCTATATCCGCGAGCACACCCGCGCATTGTATGTCCGCGCCGCCGAGATCGCCGGGCACCTGCGCGCCGAATGCCTCACCCTCTACACCGGCTACAACCCCCTGTTTCACGCCGGGGTGTTCGAGCAGTGGCTGGAGGTCTGCCTGCCGATCTGGCGTGAAACCATCGAGACCGCCCAGCGCTTCAAGATGACAGTCCTGTTTTCCAACATGTTCGAGGAGGGGCCCGAGGTGCAGTTGAGCCTTCTGGACTCCTTCCCGGACAAGCCCGTGGGCGCCTGCCTCAACGCGCCGCACGCGTACTGCTACTCCAAGAAGAAAGGCCCCGCCTGGGTCGGGGCGCTGGCAGCCAAGCTGAGGCTGTTCCACCTGTATGACACCCGCGGCCGCGAGGACCGTCGCCTCACCGTGGGTGAGGGCGATCTGCCCTTCCGGGAGTTCCTCGAGCCGGTCCTGAAGCGCAAGCTTCAGCCGGATTTTGTGTTCAAGCTGCCGCTGGAGCAGGCGCTCGAATCGCTCAAGCGCGTGCGCCGTCTGGGCCTGGAACAGTACCAGATGGAGCTGCTCTGAGCCCGGTGTTTGCGGGCCAACTGCGGCAATGAGTCGACCAACCCTGTCCGTCGGGCGCAGAGCTTTGGCGCCGGACGGCGGACTATTTGTGAAAGGTTGTGCTGCAATGATCAAGATCGAACCCGCTTTCACGGAGGACACCCTCCGCCGGGTGCTCAAGGACGAGCCGCTGAGCGAGGCCTCCCTGGCCGATGGCCTGGCCCGTGGCACGCTGATCGTGCTGGAGAACGTCAAGCGCCGCGGCGCGGTGCGCCCCGTGGCCGTGGGACGTGGCACGCGCACCAAGGTGAACGCCAATTTCGGCACCAGCCGGGATGCCAGTTGCATGGGCGAGGAGAAAAAG from bacterium harbors:
- a CDS encoding sugar phosphate isomerase/epimerase — protein: MQSSRFFTAVGYPEVSPSLERLSQAGMHLEVEILDPHWSLEVCQLPVVQKLGNSLNERGFRVHVQGPFYDLAPGSLDPYIREHTRALYVRAAEIAGHLRAECLTLYTGYNPLFHAGVFEQWLEVCLPIWRETIETAQRFKMTVLFSNMFEEGPEVQLSLLDSFPDKPVGACLNAPHAYCYSKKKGPAWVGALAAKLRLFHLYDTRGREDRRLTVGEGDLPFREFLEPVLKRKLQPDFVFKLPLEQALESLKRVRRLGLEQYQMELL